The nucleotide sequence ATCCAGCCGGGAAACAAAAGATTATATAAGAACATCGAAGCAAGGGGAGAGATCATTAAAACCAGCCAACCGGGATTAATATTAGCCCAGTAAAGCATTCCTAGGGTAATAGCCGCAAAGACTAATCCTGTCCCTAAGTCAGGTTGTAACATGATCAGTACCCAAGGAAGGGCGGTAACAGCCAAAGCTCGAAAAACAGCCGGTAAAGTGGTGGCCGGCTTTTGATGGAGAATAGCCGCTAGAGAGATAATTAAACCCACCTTGGCAAATTCAGAAGGTTGAACATTAAACCCGGCGATATTAATCCAACTTTCGGCCCCATTAGCGGTTACCCCGATAATAATTACGCTCACGAGGGACAAGTTAGTAATTAAATAAATGATCCAATGCCACTGCATTAAGAATTCATAACGCCACCGGGCTAACAATAAAGCGATAAAGGTGCCAATGCCTGCAAAAATCCAATGTTGCCACCAATCAATAGAGGTTTCGTGCATTTCTGTACTGCGGATCATCAAGCCGCCAAATGTACTCAAACCCACCACCAGCACAAATAAAAACCAGTCTACTTGGGGCAGGGTAGAAAACCACATTTTCCAATTGAATCTAGGCAAGAAAGTTCTTTGTAACATCAAGGTGGCTCTCCGGTTTTTCTGATGATCTTACCAATTTTAGACTAAGGCACTGATAGATACTTTAGCGGCAATTTGTTGAGCGATAGCTGTTAAAGCTTTTGCGGATGCTGAAGTCGGA is from Gloeothece verrucosa PCC 7822 and encodes:
- the rodA gene encoding rod shape-determining protein RodA; this encodes MLQRTFLPRFNWKMWFSTLPQVDWFLFVLVVGLSTFGGLMIRSTEMHETSIDWWQHWIFAGIGTFIALLLARWRYEFLMQWHWIIYLITNLSLVSVIIIGVTANGAESWINIAGFNVQPSEFAKVGLIISLAAILHQKPATTLPAVFRALAVTALPWVLIMLQPDLGTGLVFAAITLGMLYWANINPGWLVLMISPLASMFLYNLLFPGWIVFALSMGIIAWFTLPFRFLSAIGAILGNFAAGKVSGIMWGLLKEYQKARFTSFLDPEKDALGSGYQLLQSRIAIGSGELWGRGLFNGTQTQLNFIPEQHTDFIYSSVGEELGFVGAIAVLLVFWLICWRLLVIALKAKENFGSLLAVGVLTMIAFQAVLNISMTVGLAPITGIPLPWMSYGRSALLTNFIALGLVESVANYRPRKRIY